In Mustela erminea isolate mMusErm1 unplaced genomic scaffold, mMusErm1.Pri scaffold_77_arrow_ctg1, whole genome shotgun sequence, a single window of DNA contains:
- the LOC116584040 gene encoding keratin-associated protein 4-12-like isoform X1 has protein sequence MVNSCCGSVCSDQGCGEESCCRPSCCQTTCCRTTCCRPSCCVSSCCQPSCCTSSCCRPTCCQTTCCRTTCCRPSCCVSSCCRPSCCGSSCCGSSCCRPSCCISSCCRPSCCGSSCCGSSCCRPSCCTSSCCRPTCCQTTCCRTTCCRPSCCVSSCCRPSCCGSSCCRPSCCGSSCCRPTCCQTTCCRTTCCRPSCCVSSCCRPSCC, from the exons ATGGTCAACTCCTGTTGTGGCTCCGTCTGCTCTGACCAGGGCTGTGGCGAGGAGTCCTGCTGCCGCCCCAGctgctgccagaccacctgctgcaggaccacctgctgccgccccagctgctgtgtgtccagctgctgccagccctc ctgctgcacctctagctgctgccgccccacctgctgccagaccacctgctgcaggaccacctgctgccgtcccagctgctgtgtgtccagctgctgccgcccctcctgctgtggctccagctgctgtggctccagctgctgcaggcccagctgctgcatctctagctgctgccgcccctcctgctgtggctccagctgctgtggctccagctgctgcaggcccagctgctgcacctctagctgctgccgccccacctgctgccagaccacctgctgcaggaccacctgctgccgcccaagctgctgtgtgtccagctgctgccgcccctcctgctgcggttccagctgctgcaggcccagctgctgtggctccagctgctgccgccccacctgctgccagaccacctgctgcaggaccacctgctgccgccccagctgctgtgtgtccagctgctgccgccccagctGTTGCTAg
- the LOC116584040 gene encoding keratin-associated protein 4-2-like isoform X3, giving the protein MVNSCCGSVCSDQGCGEESCCRPSCCQTTCCRTTCCRPSCCVSSCCQPSCCGSSCCRPSCCTSSCCRPTCCQTTCCRTTCCRPSCCVPSCCTSSCCRPTCCQTTCCRTTCCRPSCCVSSCCRPSCCGSSCCRPSCCGSSCCRPTCCQTTCCRTTCCRPSCCVSSCCRPSCC; this is encoded by the exons ATGGTCAACTCCTGTTGTGGCTCCGTCTGCTCTGACCAGGGCTGTGGCGAGGAGTCCTGCTGCCGCCCCAGctgctgccagaccacctgctgcaggaccacctgctgccgccccagctgctgtgtgtccagctgctgccagccctcgtgctgtggctccagctgctgcaggcccagctgctgcacctctagctgctgccgccccacctgctgccagaccacctgctgcaggaccacctgctgccgtcccagctgctgtgt gcccagctgctgcacctctagctgctgccgccccacctgctgccagaccacctgctgcaggaccacctgctgccgcccaagctgctgtgtgtccagctgctgccgcccctcctgctgcggttccagctgctgcaggcccagctgctgtggctccagctgctgccgccccacctgctgccagaccacctgctgcaggaccacctgctgccgccccagctgctgtgtgtccagctgctgccgccccagctGTTGCTAg
- the LOC116584040 gene encoding keratin-associated protein 4-4-like isoform X2, with translation MVNSCCGSVCSDQGCGEESCCRPSCCQTTCCRTTCCRPSCCVCCTSSCCRPTCCQTTCCRTTCCRPSCCVSSCCRPSCCGSSCCGSSCCRPSCCISSCCRPSCCGSSCCGSSCCRPSCCTSSCCRPTCCQTTCCRTTCCRPSCCVSSCCRPSCCGSSCCRPSCCGSSCCRPTCCQTTCCRTTCCRPSCCVSSCCRPSCC, from the exons ATGGTCAACTCCTGTTGTGGCTCCGTCTGCTCTGACCAGGGCTGTGGCGAGGAGTCCTGCTGCCGCCCCAGctgctgccagaccacctgctgcaggaccacctgctgccgccccagctgctgtgt ctgctgcacctctagctgctgccgccccacctgctgccagaccacctgctgcaggaccacctgctgccgtcccagctgctgtgtgtccagctgctgccgcccctcctgctgtggctccagctgctgtggctccagctgctgcaggcccagctgctgcatctctagctgctgccgcccctcctgctgtggctccagctgctgtggctccagctgctgcaggcccagctgctgcacctctagctgctgccgccccacctgctgccagaccacctgctgcaggaccacctgctgccgcccaagctgctgtgtgtccagctgctgccgcccctcctgctgcggttccagctgctgcaggcccagctgctgtggctccagctgctgccgccccacctgctgccagaccacctgctgcaggaccacctgctgccgccccagctgctgtgtgtccagctgctgccgccccagctGTTGCTAg